A window of the Butyricimonas faecalis genome harbors these coding sequences:
- a CDS encoding glycoside hydrolase family 2 TIM barrel-domain containing protein, protein MKKLFSTLTCCLICSTAFMQVKPEWQDESIPFIGKEYPRTAFMTYSEADKARSNDFNTSFDYQSLNGKWKFNWVPSYKKRPVDFYKTDFDDSAWGEIDIPANWELNGYGDALYTNHPYEFCPRNPQPPLLPEENPVGSYRKYIEIPEQWNGKEIFLHIGAVKSGCYLYVNGTKVGYSEDSKDAVEYNITRYLKPGLNLIALEVYRWSTGSYLECQDFWRISGIERDVYLFAQSPVHLRDFSIRQDLDSTYKNGLFELDLFMANANPRQPGQVTVSYQLENTSGTRVAEGRQTIKIDSATTVHFEAKIPQVIPWTAETPNLYQLFIRIEQPGKNTEVIPFRVGFRKLEIRGNQFLVNGRAILIKGVNYHEHNEHTGHVLSEADMRKDFEIMKRHNINAIRCCHYPQQRRFYELCDEYGFYVCNEANIESHGMGYDLRKGKTLGNNPNWLNAHMDRTMNMYETGKNYPCITFWSLGNEAGNGYNFYMTYNWLKSKDTTRPVQYERALLEWNTDIYCPQYPGASTLEKWGNSPTDRPYIMSEYAHAMGNSTGNFMDLWEAIYRYPNLQGGFIWDWIDQGILVQDEEGTPFWAYGGDFGENSPSDGNFLCNGVVGPDREPHPGLTEIKKAYQYVWFQPVDLRKGIIRVENRYDFTNLNQYTIEYTIQANTETVQSGTLSTQHLAPGANKQLAIPLRNVKNKPGTEYFLNLYVKSKQASLSVPAGYIVASEQFRLPDYTPAPVFRYPFPEKALNIEENGPDIHISGSNIDFVFNKQKGYVTSYRANGVQYIAEDFGFQPNFWRGPTDNDYGNGMPSRLQSWKQSSKNFKIAGIKTSNATTNTNLTITYRLQETNSRYHISYTLYPSGMIRVTCHLETRPDAPELPRIGVRFRAPANVNQLEYFGRGPEENYCDRNNGTLVGHYKSTAEQQYVPYVRPQENGHKTETRWLALTDKNGKGLLFIADSNFMEFNVSRNPIEDFDSEGSNRPYQWQNFTKDESHDPLVAKNRKPKQTHINDIHPRNFVEVCLDHRMMGVAGDNAWGSQPYPQYKLPTNKDYHWSFTILPIKNNMEINSYLNYQYLP, encoded by the coding sequence ATGAAAAAACTATTCTCCACGCTTACCTGTTGTTTAATCTGTTCTACAGCTTTCATGCAAGTGAAACCGGAATGGCAAGACGAGTCCATACCCTTCATTGGGAAAGAATATCCCCGGACAGCATTCATGACCTATAGTGAAGCGGATAAAGCCCGGAGCAACGACTTCAACACATCATTCGATTACCAATCGCTCAATGGGAAATGGAAATTCAACTGGGTTCCCTCCTACAAAAAGCGTCCGGTAGACTTCTACAAAACAGATTTTGACGATTCTGCGTGGGGAGAAATCGACATCCCAGCAAACTGGGAACTAAACGGTTACGGCGATGCTCTCTACACGAATCATCCTTACGAATTCTGTCCTCGTAACCCGCAACCACCTCTTCTGCCGGAAGAAAATCCCGTGGGATCTTATCGGAAATATATCGAAATTCCCGAACAGTGGAACGGGAAAGAAATATTCCTACACATCGGTGCGGTAAAATCAGGATGCTACCTGTACGTGAACGGCACCAAGGTGGGGTACAGCGAGGATTCCAAGGACGCCGTAGAATACAACATTACCCGCTATCTAAAACCGGGACTCAACCTCATTGCCCTTGAGGTATACAGATGGTCAACGGGAAGCTACCTGGAATGCCAGGACTTCTGGAGAATTAGCGGAATCGAACGGGACGTTTACTTGTTCGCCCAATCCCCCGTGCATCTTCGAGATTTCTCGATCCGTCAAGATCTGGACAGCACGTACAAGAACGGCCTTTTCGAACTAGATTTATTCATGGCAAACGCCAATCCCCGGCAACCGGGACAGGTCACCGTGTCTTATCAACTGGAAAACACCTCGGGAACGCGAGTGGCAGAAGGGAGGCAGACGATCAAAATAGATTCTGCCACAACGGTGCATTTCGAGGCAAAAATTCCACAAGTCATCCCGTGGACAGCAGAGACCCCCAACCTATACCAATTATTTATCCGGATCGAACAACCGGGGAAAAATACGGAAGTCATCCCCTTCCGGGTTGGTTTCCGGAAACTGGAGATTCGGGGCAATCAATTCCTGGTAAACGGTCGTGCCATACTAATCAAGGGCGTGAACTACCACGAACACAACGAACACACGGGTCACGTTCTCAGCGAAGCGGACATGCGCAAGGACTTCGAAATCATGAAACGTCACAATATTAACGCCATACGCTGCTGTCACTATCCCCAACAACGACGCTTTTACGAACTTTGTGATGAATACGGATTTTACGTTTGCAACGAGGCGAACATCGAGTCTCACGGCATGGGATACGATCTTCGCAAGGGAAAAACGTTAGGAAATAATCCGAACTGGCTGAACGCCCACATGGATCGGACCATGAACATGTACGAAACCGGGAAAAATTATCCCTGTATCACCTTCTGGTCCCTAGGGAATGAAGCCGGGAACGGGTATAATTTTTACATGACCTATAACTGGCTAAAATCCAAGGACACCACACGTCCCGTACAGTACGAGAGAGCCCTGCTCGAATGGAACACGGACATCTACTGTCCGCAATACCCGGGCGCAAGCACGCTGGAAAAATGGGGTAACTCGCCAACAGACCGTCCTTACATCATGTCTGAATACGCCCATGCCATGGGAAACAGCACCGGAAACTTCATGGACCTCTGGGAGGCAATCTATCGCTACCCCAATTTACAAGGTGGGTTCATCTGGGATTGGATTGATCAAGGCATCCTCGTGCAAGACGAAGAAGGAACCCCGTTCTGGGCTTACGGTGGAGATTTTGGAGAAAACTCCCCGTCTGACGGAAACTTTTTGTGCAACGGAGTGGTTGGCCCCGACCGGGAACCGCATCCCGGTTTAACCGAGATAAAAAAAGCCTACCAGTACGTGTGGTTTCAGCCCGTTGACCTGAGAAAAGGAATCATCCGGGTAGAAAATCGATACGATTTCACGAACTTGAATCAATACACGATCGAGTACACGATACAGGCAAACACGGAAACCGTGCAGTCCGGCACCCTTTCCACGCAACATCTTGCCCCCGGGGCAAACAAACAACTCGCGATTCCACTCCGGAACGTAAAGAACAAACCCGGAACGGAGTATTTTCTAAACCTCTATGTAAAATCCAAACAAGCGAGTCTTTCCGTTCCTGCCGGCTACATCGTGGCCTCGGAACAATTCAGATTACCAGATTACACCCCGGCTCCCGTGTTCCGCTACCCCTTCCCGGAAAAGGCTCTGAACATCGAAGAGAACGGACCGGACATTCATATATCCGGCTCGAACATCGACTTCGTATTCAACAAACAAAAAGGATACGTAACATCCTACCGGGCCAATGGCGTTCAATACATTGCCGAAGATTTCGGGTTTCAACCCAACTTCTGGAGAGGCCCCACGGATAACGATTATGGCAACGGAATGCCGAGTCGTCTGCAAAGCTGGAAACAGTCAAGCAAGAATTTCAAGATTGCCGGAATCAAGACCTCTAATGCCACAACAAACACGAACCTGACCATCACGTACAGACTTCAAGAAACCAACAGCAGATACCACATATCCTACACCTTATACCCATCAGGCATGATCCGCGTAACCTGTCACCTAGAAACCCGACCGGATGCACCCGAGCTTCCTCGAATCGGGGTACGTTTCAGAGCTCCCGCAAACGTGAATCAACTGGAGTATTTCGGACGGGGACCCGAGGAAAACTATTGTGACCGGAATAACGGAACACTCGTCGGGCACTACAAAAGTACGGCCGAACAACAATACGTGCCATATGTACGTCCACAGGAAAACGGCCACAAAACAGAAACCCGTTGGCTGGCTCTCACGGATAAAAACGGAAAGGGACTCCTGTTCATTGCCGACTCGAACTTCATGGAATTCAACGTGTCCCGAAACCCAATAGAAGACTTCGACTCCGAAGGATCCAATCGCCCATACCAATGGCAGAATTTCACGAAAGACGAATCCCACGACCCGCTTGTAGCGAAAAACCGGAAACCCAAACAAACACATATCAACGACATCCATCCCCGCAATTTCGTGGAAGTATGCTTGGATCATCGCATGATGGGAGTTGCCGGAGATAATGCCTGGGGATCTCAACCCTATCCCCAATACAAGCTCCCGACAAACAAGGATTACCACTGGAGTTTCACCATCCTGCCAATCAAAAACAACATGGAAATCAACTCTTACTTGAATTACCAATATTTACCATAA
- a CDS encoding sigma factor-like helix-turn-helix DNA-binding protein, whose amino-acid sequence MIREEIYEELNSAIKELPELSQEIFALYVSGKSDSEIAELLSIDMHVVRVNRKETILFLKNKLRNQFYWFLWMRRNQKSL is encoded by the coding sequence TTGATACGGGAAGAAATATACGAGGAGTTGAATTCAGCTATAAAGGAATTACCTGAACTTAGCCAAGAGATATTTGCGTTGTATGTGTCGGGTAAGAGTGATAGCGAAATTGCGGAATTGTTATCTATTGACATGCATGTTGTACGTGTTAATAGAAAGGAGACAATTCTTTTTTTGAAGAATAAATTGAGAAATCAATTTTATTGGTTTTTATGGATGAGGCGAAACCAAAAGAGTTTGTAA